Sequence from the Corallococcus sp. EGB genome:
GCTCGGCGCTGGTGCGGGGCTGCGCCAGCGCGCTGTCCCGCAGGTGCTCCATCAGCGACTTCACCAGGGGACTGACCGCCATCGCGCACGTCGTGCGGGGCAACCCGCGGCACCACTCGGGGGCGAGGTAGAGCGAGCAGTGGGTCGCCTCGAAGCGGTTCATGCCCCGGTGCTCGACGTCGGGCGGCAGCCAGATGCCGTACTGCGGAGGGGCGAGGTAGTGGCTGCCCGCCAGCTTGAGCTCCATCACGCCGCTGAAGGCGTAGACGAACTCACCCCACGGGTGGCGATGCCGGGGATAGGCCGCCGCCGCGGGCAGGCTCGCCGCGCGGAAGTACACGGGATGTGGAAGCTTTGAGGTGAAGGGAACTTGCAGCTGCTTCGCCATGGCGGCTTCTCGGGATGGGTTGTCGGAATCTCGCTATATCCATCTGACCCGCCAGCCGCATATTGAAGCGCATGAGCTCTCACCGGAAACCCGCGGATGGCTTCGCGCTCGCGACCATGGTCGTGCTGTGCGCCACCTGGGGCATGCAGCAGGTGGCCGTGAAACTGGCCGCCCCCCACATCCCGAACCTGATGCAGATGGCGCTGCGCTCGGGGCTGGCCGCGCTGCTCGTGGGGCTGATGTGCTGGGTGCGTGGTGAGCGGGGGCTCCTGCGTCGTGGCCCCTGGCGCCCCGGGCTGCTCGTGGGCGTGCTCTTCGCCTCGGAGTTCCTCTTCGTGGGCGAGGGTCTGCGCCACACGCACGCCTCGCACATGGGCGTCTTCCTCTACACCGCGCCCGTCTTCTCCGCGCTGGGCCTGCACTGGTTCGTCCCGTCGGAGCGGCTGAAGCGGACGCAGTGGTTGGGCATTGGCGTGGCCTTCGCGGGCATCGCGCTGGCCTTTGGCGGCGGCCTGCTTCGGGGCGGGTTCAGCCCTGAAATCCTCCGGGGCGACGCGATGGGACTGCTCGCGGGGCTGTCCTGGGGCGCCACCACCGTGGTGATTCGCGTCTCCGCGCTGTCGGATGCACCGCCCACGCAGACCCTGCTGTACCAGCTGGTGGGCGGCGTCGCGCTGCTGCTCCCCGTGGCCCTGCTCACCGGCCAGGCCGGCCCCATCACGATGGCCCCTGTCGCCTGGGCGAGCATCCTCTTCCAGGGCGTCATCGTGTGCTTCGCCAGCTACCTCGCCTGGTTCTGGCTCCTGCGCCGCTATCTCGCCTCCAACCTGTCGGTCTTCTCGTTCATGACGCCGCTGTTCGGCGTCAGCGCGGGCATCTACGTGCTGAATGAACAGGCGGACCTCTCCTTCGCGGTGGGCGCGGTGCTGGTCCTCACCGGCATCCTCATCGTGAGCGGAGCAGGCCTGCTGCGCTCCGCGTCCGCGTTGAAGCCGGGCGAGACTTGAGTCCAGGCGGGGCGGAGATGCGCCGGCTTTGCGCACGGGCTCCCTTTGCGCGAAAGGCGCGTGTTGTGTAGGCATTGGCCTCGTGGCCACGGGAGGGGGCTCGCATGCGGTGCCGTTCGATACGGAGAGCGGGAAGGCGGCTGGACGGCACGGCGTGACGCCGGCCTTCGGCGGGGGCACGCGCCGACAGGGAACGAGGCCCTCGTGGGTGGGGCGTGGAGCGCAAGACCGTCCGCGACACGCTCACGGAGAAGGAAGGAGACCTGTATGCCGTCTCCTTGTGTCTCACTTCACGCCCGCCTGGGCCCTTGCGCGCGCTCGATGCGAATGCGCAACTCGGGGTCATCGAGCCGCTTCGCGATGGCGGCGGCCCGGGCCAGCGTGACTGCCTTTTCCGGCGCGCCCTGGATGCGCGCGACCATCAGCAGGCCCATCACCCGCAGGCGCACGTAGCCTCCGTCTCCCGCGTGCTCACAGGCGCGATGCGCGAGCCGGAGCGCCTCCTCGCGGTCGCCCAGGCGATGCAGGCCGAACGCGAGCCCCGCATCGCGCCGATAGCTGGCGAAGGGATGCACGTCCTCGGTGGGGAGCGCGCGGTACAGCGCGAGCGCCGCGGCGAAGTCCCCCAGGCGGTTGGCGTCGAAGGCTTCGTGGTCGGCCAGGCGGGCCTGGAAGCAGGCGGCGTCCTCCGGTGTCAGCTCCGCCCGCGACGCGGCGAGGAGGCTCCGTGCGCGCTCCAGGTAGGGGCGCGAGGCGGCCTCCGCGCGCCTCGCGTCCGAATCGAGGCGCGTCAGGAGATAGCTCGTTGCCAGGTGATGTTCGATGCGCGCCGCCGGAGCCTCCGCGAGCGCCGCCGCCCCCTCGAGCAGGGGGCCCGCGTCCTCGAAGGCCCGCTGTCGCAGCGCCACCGTCGCCAGTCCCAGGAGGATCCACACGCGCGCTCGGGACTCGGAGAGCGGCGGGCGCTCCCAGAGGCGAAGCTGATCCAGGCAGAGCCGGACGGGCAGGTCGTTGAAGGGGCTGTGGTACGTGCCCATCCATCGGGCCTGGGCCTCGAGGGTGGCGGGCACGCCGAAGACGCGCAGCAGCCGCTGCCCCATGAGTCCGCCGTCCCGCTGTCCCCTGCCCCGCAGGCGCCGCAGGGCCCGCTCCACGGAGGTGGTGTCCTCCGCCAGGCCGCGTTCGACGAGCTTCCAGGCGACCGCGGCCAGGGAGCCGTGCTCCTGCACCAGGGCGTCGAGGTAATCGGACCACGTGAAGCCGACCGGGGCCTGGGACGCGCCCGCGACGTGTCCGGTTTTCTGTCCGTTCCGGCGCGGGCCCCTGGCTGCCATCTTGGTCACCTCGAAAGGAGGCGCCCCATGCGCCTGTTGCTCGTCTCCGATACCCACGGCCACCTCGACATCATCGAGCGGCTCGCGAAGGAGGCCCGGGCCGACGCAGTCTTGCACGCGGGAGACTTCGGCTTCTATGACCGGGAGAGCGCGGACCGCATCGAGTCCCGCGAGCTCTTCCTGCGCGTGGTCCACTCGGCGCTCCCCGCGGACGTGAAGCAGCGGGCCAAGAAGCTGAAGGGCGACGCCCTCCGTGCCTTCATCCGCCAGGAGCTGCCCCTGTCGGACCTCGCGGAGTGGCTGCCGGCGGGGAGGGGCTTCTCCCTGCCCATGTTCGGCATCTGGGGCAATCACGAGGATGGCGCCGTCGTCGCCTCGCTCCTGTCGGGGCGCCAGCGCGTCCCGAACCTGACGCTGCTGGGAACGGCGACGCATGGACCGTTCCGCTTCTTCGGGCTCGGAGGGAACCTGCTCTCCGAGCGGCTCGGGGAGGACGCCCCCATCGACGGAGGCCGCGGGAAGATTCACGCGACGGAGAAGGACCTCACCGCGCTGCTGGACTCGGCGCGGCCCCGGGTGCCGGGAGAGGTCCGGGTGCTCGTGACGCACGTGAGCCCGGGAAAGGAGCCGCTGGTGGCGCTGCTCGCCTCGGCGCTGGACGTGGACCTCACGGTGTCCGGGCACATGGGCTCGCCCTATGGATGTGTCTGGGATGACTTCGCGATCCGCGGGCCCGCCGAAGCCGAGGCGCGCCTCGCCGCCGCCGCGGCCGCGCTTCCCGAGCCGCTGCGGGAACGGCTCCCCGTGCCCGCGTCGGAAGACGGCAGGGCCCGCTGGTACCGGGGCACCTTCCACGTGAACCTCCCGGATGCACCGGATGGCTACGCCGTCGCGGAACTTCAAGACGGGCGCCTGCGCTTGGAGACGGTCTCCGCCGTCCCACAGCCGGGGTATAAGGCCCGCGCTCGCGCGCGTTCCGGACGGCCCCATGGACACGTGCGCTGAATCCCAGGAGACACACACATGACGTGGTGGATCTACGCCCTGGCCTCCGCGGGCTTCGCCGCGATGACCGCCATCCTTGCCAAGGTGGGCGTGGAGGGGGTGCCTTCCACGCTCGCCACCGCGCTGCGCACCGTGGTGGTGCTCGCCTTCGCCTGGACCATCGCGCTGGCCCGCGGCGAGGGGGCCGCCCTTCCCACGCTCGGCCGCCGCACGCTCCTCTTCCTCGCGCTCTCCGGAGTGGCCACGGGCCTGTCCTGGCTGGCCTACTTCCGGGCGCTCCAGCTCGCTCCCGCGTCGCGGGTGGCGCCCATCGACAAGCTCAGCCTGGCCCTCACGCTCGTGCTCGCGTGGGGCCTGCTGGGCGAGCCCCTGTCGTGGAAGCTCGTCGTCGGCGTGGGATTGATGGTCTGCGGCGCGCTGCTGACGCTGGGCTGAACCGCCCGTCGGGCTTGAACGGCGGCTGAACGGCCCTGGGGGCTCCGGGCCGGAACCTCCCCGCCAGTGGTATAGCTCCGACCGAGAAGCCCGCCACGCGAGTCCTCGTCATCCGGGAATCCATCGTGTCCATCCTCATCGTCGAAGACGAACTGCGGGTCCGCGCCTTCATCTCCCGGGGCCTCACCGAAGAGGGCTTCCGCGTGCGCGAAAGCGCGGACGGCGTCGAGGCCCAGGAGCTGATGCGCCACGAGCGCTTCGCCCTCATCATCCTGGACTGGATGCTGCCGGGAATGTCCGGACTGGACGTGCTCCGGTCGCTGCGCGCGAAGCAGGACGTGACCCCCATCCTCATGCTCACCGCGAAGGACGCGGTCGCGGACCGCATCCAGGCGCTCAATGCCGGCGCGGACGACTATCTCATCAAGCCCTTCGCCTTCGATGAGCTGCTGGCGCGCATCCGCGCCATCCTCCGCCGCGTCGACAACCGCGCCACGCCGCTGCTGACCCACGCGGACCTGACCATGGACCCCACCACCCGGAAGGTGGTCCGGGCCGGCGTGGAGATTCCGCTGACCGCCCGGGAGTACGCGCTGCTGCAATTCCTGCTCGAGCACGCGGGCGAGGTCCTGTCCCGGACCCGCATCGTGCAGGCCGTGTGGGAGCACGACTTCGAGACCTTCTCCAACGTCGTGGAGGTCTACATCCGCTATCTGCGGGCCAAGGTGGACATCCCCTTCCCCACCAAGCTCATCCACACCGTGCGCGGCGTGGGCTACGTGCTCCGGAGCCGCGCATGAGGCGCCCGCGCTCGCTGCGCGCGCAGTTGACCTTCTTCTTCGCCGGCGCCGTCCTGGGCACGACCCTGCTCTACGGCGCGCTGGTGACGGTGGTGCTGGCCGCCAGCGAGTTCTTCCAGCACGCGGAGAACCCCAGCCTGGGGCTGCACGAGGGAATCTTCGACGAAGCGCTCCAGGCCCTGGGCGCCATCGTCTTCAGCATGCCCATCGTGGTGGTGGGGTCCATCGTGGTGGGCGGCGCGCTGGCCCGCAGGGCGCTGGCGCCGCTGCGGGATGCCCGCGACCGGGTCCGTGCCGCGCGGGCCTCGGAGCTGGACCTGAGCCTTCCCGACCGCGGGACCGGGGATGAGTGGGACACGCTGGCGGCGACCCTGAACGAGCTGCTCTCGGATGCCCGCGCGTCGCTCGCGCGCATCCAGTCCTTCACCTCCGACGCGGCGCACGAGCTGCGCACGCCGCTCACCATCATCATGGGCGAGACGGAGGTCTGCCTGCGGCGGGAGCGAACGCCGGAGGAGTACCGCCGCACGCTCTCCATCGTGCTCGACGAGACCCGTCAGCTCAGCGTCCTGGTGGACGCGCTGCTGCAACTGGCGCGCGCGGATGCCGGCACCCAGGTCATCACCCAGGAGCCCGTGGAGCTGCATGCCCTGGCGCGCCAGTCCCTCCAGCGCACGGAGCAGCTCCTGGCGGCGCGGTCCCGGAGCCTGACGCTGGAGCTGACGGGCGCCCCCACGCAGGCCCGGGGCGATCCGGTCCTGTTGACGCACGTGCTGGAGAACCTGCTCTCCAATGCGTGCCGCTACGCCCGCGAGCGCATCCGGGTGGAGCTGGACTCGACTCCCACCGGCGTCCTCATCACCGTGGCGGATGACGGCAAGGGGGTGGACGCCGCCTTCGAGGCCCGGCTCTTCCAGCGCTTCGCCCGCGCGACTCCATCACGGCAGGGCGAGGGCACCGGCCTGGGGCTCGCGGTGTCGAGGACCATCGCCCAGGCGCATGGCGGCACGCTCGACTACGCGCGGGTCGATGGCGAGAGCCGCTTCACCTTGCGCCTCCCGAGACCGGAGGCGTCTGCCGGGCCACCGCCTCTGGCCGGGCATGCCAGCGCTGACAGGACCACAGCCTGAAGGTCGTCACCGGCTGCTCGCCTCGGTGCACCGTCACGGAGGGCAGCTCGCGCACCGACGCGCAATACTCCGTCAGCCGCACCTCCGCGTCGCGCAGCGGCTGGCGCAGGTCCGACACGATGAGGGCGTCCGCGCCGGGGCGCACCCGGTCCAGCCAGAAGCCATACGCCAGCCCGTCGCCGCCCAGCGCGGAGTCGGACTGGGTCTCCGGGCGGTCGGGCAGATACCAGGCCAGCTCGCTGGCCGTCTTGTAGCCCCACCCCACCACCATTGGCGCGGGCGTACCGGCCGCCGCGCGGTGGAGTTGCACGGCATTGGCCAGCTCGCGCCAGCCGCTCACCAGGTTGTCGCGCTCGCGGAAGGGAATCCAGGGGCAGAGCGGCATCAGGTACATGCCGATCATCAGCACCGCGCCCACGCCCACGCTCAGCGCCGCGTAGCCACGCACGGCCCGGTGCTCACGCAATGCCCACGCGCCCGCGGCGGCGGCCACCATCACGCCCAGGTAGGCGGGGGCCACCCAGTTCATCTTCACCCAGTGCAGGGGACTCACGAGGGTGAACAGGGCGAGTCCCGGCACGCTGGCGAATGCCAGCAGCCGGGCACGGTCATCCCCCCGCCAGGCCTGGCGAACGAGGACGCCCGCCGCCACCCACAGCGCCACGTAGAGCAGCGGCCCCACGGCCAGCGCCTGCAGGCCCAGGTAGCGCCCCACGAGGAAGGCATGAAAGCCATCCACCGTGTGGGCACGGCCCGTGGTCTGGAACGCGAAGGAGGCCCACGCATGCTCGTGGTTCCAGAGCAGCACCGGTGAGAACACCGCGAGCATGACGAGGCAGGCGGCGTAGGGATGCGCGGTGCGCAGGGCCTCGCGGCCCCGCCGTGTCACCAGCGCCGTCCCGAGCACCTGGAGCGGTAGCAGCGCGGCGGTGTACTTCGACAGCAATCCACAGCCACAGAGCAGGCCCAGCAGGTACCAGCGCCAGCCCAGGCGCCCGGGGCCCTGTCCATCCGGCAGCACCAGTTCGCAGAGCACACGCAGCGCGGCGGCCCAGAAGAGCACGAGCGGGACGTCCGGCGTCATCACCACCGCCCCCAGGCCGAAGAGGACCGTGGCGTTCGCGGCGACCGCCGTCAGCACCCCGACCGCGGGCGAGTACAACCGTTTGCCGAGTGAAAAGAGGAGGCCCCCGAGTGCCGCCGAGGACAGGATGGCGGGCAGGCGCAAGGCAAGCTGCGAGCTGCCCAGGAGGCGGACGGACAAAGCCATCCACCAGGCGCACATGGGAGGATGGTCCAGATAGGACAGGTCCAGGTGGCGCGTGTATTGCCAGTAGTAGGCTTCCTGCGGCGCCAGCTCCACCTGCTCCGAGTAGAGCAGCCGCACGAGCACGAGCACCCCGGTCGCGCCCAGGCCCCATGACCACCCACGGCGCCAGGAGGCGGCTCCGGATGTGCTTGGCATCTGGCATCCCTTCGCCCCGATGACACCCGGGCATCCCTGTGCCGGAGCGCGAGGCGCCCCGAGTCATGCCTGATGTGGGCGGCTCGTGTCCGTGAGCCCCCGCCTCCCTGAGAGACTTTTCATCGCCGATTCATCTTCGCCACACCCATTCGTCCTGGCGTCACGTGCGGTGTTCATTGGGCCGGGGCCGGGGCAGGAGGTGCGAATGTGGGCATCTTCACGCCCGTGCCCTTCTACGCGGCGCGACATCGGCATAGAGAGCGAGCAGACACACGTCCCAAGGAGGACCGATGTCGCCGCGCCCGCTCATGCCGTGGTTGTTGCTGGTGGCCCTTGTTACTGCCTGCGCATCCTCGCCGCCGGAGCAGAGAAGGCGGCCGCCCCCCAGGGTGCTCTTCGAGTCCCCCCTCGCGTTGCTGCTGGAGCATCACGAGGAGCTGATGCTGAACACCGACCAGCTGATCAAGATCGGCCAGATGGACGAAGCCCTCACCGCGGCCAACAAGCCCCTGCGTGAGCAACTCCGGGAGGTCTGGCATCCCGCCCCCCCCCCGGGCGGACGGCCTCCGCCCGGAACCGGGATGACCGGAAGGAACGCCCCGGTGGGCCTGGGCGGACGGCCTCCGTACCGGCCCCCCGAGCGCCCCGCCGCGCCCCTCAGCGAGGAGGACAAGAAGCGGCAGCAGGCCATTCTCCAGGCGATGGAAGACAACGAGGCGGCGGCGTACCGCCAGGTCGAAGCGCTCCTGGATGAGCCTCAGAAGGTGAAGGCGCGGGAGCTGCTTGAGAAGCAGCGCGAGGAGCGGGCCCGCGCGCGTGAGTCGATGCAGCGTCCCCCCGAAGAGCCCCCCGCCCTGTAGCTCCACCTCGTGCATGCGCTGACGCTGGCGCCTCCGGCGACGTCGTACGCGGGGCTACCGTCTCCTCGCAGGGTGGGGACCCTCCCGGTGGACCCGTCGAAGCCAAAGTCAGACGCGTCCGAGACCGCTGTCTGCCCATCGCGGGTCCGCTCGCGGCACGAGCTCCGTGGGCGACACCCGAGGCCCCGGTGATAGGTTCCGCGAGACACCCATGACCTCTCGCGCAAAGCCCTTCGTCCTCCTCGCGCTGCTCGCCTCGCTCAGCGCCTCCGCCCAGGCTCCGTCGTCCCCGCTGGCCCCCATCTCCCCCACCACCGGCCTGGTGCTCCGGGACGATGTGGTGCGCGCCCTCATCCAGGAGAGCTCGGGGGACCGCATCCATGATGGCGTGCAGCGCCTGTCCCTCCTCGCGCGAGACAGCCTCGATGGCTATTCGGAGGCGGCCGCCTGGATGAAGTCCGCCGCCGAGGCCGCGGGGCTCCAGGACGTCCGGTTGGAGGCGATGAAGGACGGTCCCCAGTGGCGGGCCACGCGCGGCGAGCTGTGGGTGGCCGGTCCCCACCGCTACCAGGTGACGTCCTACGCGGATCTGCCCATGTCGCTGGCGGCGGGCAGCGGCAGCTTCGAGGGCACGGACCTGGACCTGGTCGACGTGGGCATGGGCACCCAGGACTCCGACTACGCAGGCAAGGACGTCAAGGGCAAGGTGGTGCTCACCCAGGGGCCGTTCTCGGCCACGCTGCGCAACGCCGTGGTGAAGTACGGCGCCGTGGGCCTGGTGTCGTCCTACTCGACACCGCCCTGGGACGCGCCCCACCGCATGGACGGCGACTTTCCGGAGCAGGTGGGCTGGGCCGGCGTCCCCCGGAGCCTCTTCCCGCAGGGCATGCGGATGCCCTTCCTGTTCATGGTGTCGGACCGGCGGGGGCGGGAGCTGCGCACCCAGCTGCGGGAGGGCCCGGTGAAGGTGGACGTGAGCGTCGCCACGCAGGCGCCCACGGGGCATCTCAGCATCGTCAGCGGCGTCATCCCCGGGACGCACGCGGGCGAGGAGGTCGTCCTCACCGCCCACCTGGACCATTACAAGCCCGGAGCCAACGACAACGCGTCCGGCTCCGCCACGTTGTTGGAGCTGGTGCGCACGTACACCGCGCTCATCCGGCGGGGCGTGCTGCCGCCGCCGGTGCGCACCCTGCGCGTGCTGTGGCTGCCGGAGTTCGAGGGCACCCGCGAGTGGTTCGCCCACCACGGCGCTGAGCCGGTGCGGCGGGTGGCGCAGTTCAACTTCGACATGCTCGGCGCCAGCCTGACCCGCTCCCACTCCCGCTTCCTGGTTTCGTACACGCCGGACTGGAACGGCAGCTTCGTGAACGCCGTGTCCGAGTCCACGGTGGACTTCATGAACCGCTTCAACAGCGTGGCCTACCCGCCGAGGAAGGATTTCCGCATCGGCTCGGTCACCGGCTCGAGGGATCCGCTGGACGCGCACATGGACCGCTACAGCCGGGGCTCGGATCACCAGATCTTCAACGACTACGGCATCCCCGGCGTCGCCTACTCCACGTGGCCGGACGACGGCTACCACACCAGCGGCGACCGGCCGGAGAACGTGGACCCCACCCAACTGCACCGGACCGTCTTCGCGGGCCTCGCAGGCGTCACCGTCGCGGCGTGGGCCGAGGGGCCGGGTGCCCTGGAGCTTTCGCGCCTGGTGGCGGTGCACGGCGCGAAGCGCGTGGCCGAGGACGAGTTCCGGGCACGCCGCGACCTGGCCGCGAAGCCCGACGCGGAGGTTCCCGGCTTCGCCCGCCTGGCACGCGCGGCAGTGCGCGCCGGCTACCAGCGTGAGCGCGACGCCCTGCGCTCCTGTCTGCCATTGGGCGCGCCCGCCGAGCCGGTGAAGGGGCTGGTCCGGGCCCTGGAGAACGCCGAGGAGCAGGCCCTGGCGCGCCTGGAAGCGGACGGCAAGGCGCGCAAAGTGTCCCTGAAGGAGCCCGCCCCGAGCGAGGCCGAGCGTCGCGCGCGGGCCTTCACTCCGCGTCGCGTGAAGGGCCAGGAGCTCGCGTCGTTCGACGACGTGGAGCGCGGTGCCGCCCCCGAATCCAAGGCCCGCGTGGACACCGTGAAGAGCGCCATGAACACCGCGGCCACGGCCCTGCGGGAGCGGGGCGAGAGCGAGCTGCGCTTCTACCAACTGGCGGATGCGCTCGCGAGCTACGCCGACGGCAAGCGCTCCGTGGCCGACATCCGCGACGCGGCCTATGCCGAGTACGGCTATGTCTTTCCCGTGGAGGCCCTGCTGGAGCTGTTCGGGCTGCTGGAGCAGGGCGGCATCATGACGCGCGGGCGATAGGGACTGGCCACCACGTCCGGCCAGGCTCCAAGCACGCCCCGGCCCGCTCCCGCGTCCGCTGGACGCACTCGTCCATCAGCCGCCCCAGCTCCGGCTGGGGCAACACCCCGTTGGTTTCGAGGAAGGACTCGTCGACTCCGGGGATGTTGGGGAGCGCGGGCGTCCGCCGCGTCTCCAGCGCGTCCAACGCCTGACGCAACGCCTGCCGTGCCTTGCCGCCGCCCCGCTCCGGGGCGAAGGCGATGATGTCCCAGGCCAGCTCCGCGTGGCGGCCCTCGTCCTCGGAGATGACCGCCAGCGTCTCACGCACGACGGGGCCGCTGGCCCGCCTCGACGCTTCACCGGCGACGCTGGCGGCCAGCCCCTCCCCCAGGCATCCCTCCAGCAACGACCCGCGCACCAGCCGGGCCCATGCATCACCTTCGTCCGGGCCGGGCTGCTGGGGGCGCTCCTGTGCCAGCTCCGGAATCGCACCCGCGCTCCAGGGCAGCCCCGGGTAGGCCCGCGCGAGCGCGAAGCACCGCCGGGAATGACGGACCTCATCCAGGGCGCGACGGGCCACGCGAGCGCGCCCCTTGAGCCGCAAGCACGCGTCCCTTCGAGAAGTCCGTGTGGTCGATGACGTAGCGGTTCCAGATCACGACCCCGATCGTCAACCCCATCGTCGCGGTGCCAATGGCCGTCATGATGGCCCCTGAAGCGCGGGAGCCCTTCGCAGGGCGCTGAGCCCGAGCGCGAAGAATCCGGGCCCCGGAAGGAAGATGACCCCGCCCAACATCACGACGAATCCAAGCATGCACGGCCCTTTCGAATGTTCGCGGCCCCTGGCACATCTCCCCGGCTCCAGGGGCCTTGGCTGCACAGGCAGGGCGTCAGAGCTGCGCGGCCACCAGCCTGGCGTAGTTCCCTTCCTGTTGCAGGAGCGCCTCGTGGCGCCCCTGCTCGACGATGCGCCCGTTCTCCATGACCAGGATGAGGTCCGCCTTGCGGATGGTGCTCAGCCGGTGCGCGATGACGATGCGGGTGCAGTTCAGGGAAGCCAATGCATCCTGGACCCGGTGCTCCGTGACGGCGTCCAGGGCGCTCGTCGCTTCATCCAAGAGGAGGATCTTCGGCTCCCGGACCAGGGCGCGAGCCAATGCCAGACGCTGCCGCTGCCCCCCGGACAGGGACATTCCCCGGTCCGCCAGCGGCGTGTCGTACTGGAGGGGCATGGCCATGATGTCATCGTGGATCTGCGCCTGCTTCGCCGCGTCCACGATGCGCGCCGGGGGCACCGAGGGGTCGCTGAGCGCGATGTTCGCGCGCAGGGTCGTCCCGAAGAACGACGGCTCCTGCAGGACGATGCCCACCTGTCCCCGCACCGCGCTCAAGGACAGCTCCGACAGGTCGACCCCGTCGTAGAGCACCCGTCCGCCCGTGGGCAGGTAGAGCCCCAACAGCAGGTTCGCGAGCGTGCTCTTCCCCGCGCCGGAGCGCCCCACGATGGCCACCAGCTGCCCAGGCTCGATGCGCACGGACACGTCCTGGACCACCATGGACGACAGGGGGCTGAAGCGGAACGACACGCGCTCCATCTCGATGCGGCCCTGGAGGTCCACGCGGGCCTCCGGCCGTGCCGTGTCGCGCTCCGCCGGGGTGTCCAGCACCTCGTCGATGCGCTCGACGTAGCTGCCCACCAGTTGCAGCTGCCCCATCGTGGCCACCAGGTTCGCCAGTGGTGTGAGCAGGGCCACGGCCAGCGCGTTGAGGCTCAACATCGTCCCCAGGCTCAGCTTGCCCTCCAGCACCTGCAGCGCGCCCAGGCATAACAGCAGCAGCGGCGCGCTCAACTTCAGCGTGCCGGAGAGGGCATCCACCCAGGCGGTCAGCCGGCCTCGCGCGAGCGTGACGTTGAGCACGTCCACGAAGAGGCCGGAGTAGTGCTGGACGGCGCGCTGCTCCGCGCCGAAGGCCTTCAGCGTCTGCATGCCCGTCAGCATCTCAATCTGGTAGCTCTGGTTGCGCGCCTCCAGCTCCAGGTTCCGGGCGAGGAGGCTGCGCTGCTGGCGCCGGGACGCCCAGAACACCAGCAATTGCAGCGCGCCCAGGCCGCCCACCAGCAGGGCCGTGCCGGGGCTCGCCACGACCAGGATGACGAGGTAGAGCACCACCAGCAGGCCATCCAGCAGCGTGGACACGAGGCTGGAGGAGAGCACCTCGCGCACGGTGGACGTGACGTTGAGGCGCGCCATCAGGTCACCCGCCGCGCGCACCTGGAAGAAGGGATACGCCAGTGACACCAGGTGCTCGAGGAACCCGAGCGTCATGTCCGAGTCCACCCGCGTGCGCAGCTCCAGCAGCAGATGACTGCGCACCAGCGAGGTCAGCAGGTGGAAGCACACCAGCGCGCCCAGCCCCACGCCCAGCACCAGCAGCAGGTGGTAGTCGCCCCGGGGAACGACCCGGTCCACCACCAGGCCCGTCAGCAGCGGGATGGAGAGCGTCAGGA
This genomic interval carries:
- a CDS encoding response regulator transcription factor, which translates into the protein MSILIVEDELRVRAFISRGLTEEGFRVRESADGVEAQELMRHERFALIILDWMLPGMSGLDVLRSLRAKQDVTPILMLTAKDAVADRIQALNAGADDYLIKPFAFDELLARIRAILRRVDNRATPLLTHADLTMDPTTRKVVRAGVEIPLTAREYALLQFLLEHAGEVLSRTRIVQAVWEHDFETFSNVVEVYIRYLRAKVDIPFPTKLIHTVRGVGYVLRSRA
- a CDS encoding metallophosphoesterase — translated: MRLLLVSDTHGHLDIIERLAKEARADAVLHAGDFGFYDRESADRIESRELFLRVVHSALPADVKQRAKKLKGDALRAFIRQELPLSDLAEWLPAGRGFSLPMFGIWGNHEDGAVVASLLSGRQRVPNLTLLGTATHGPFRFFGLGGNLLSERLGEDAPIDGGRGKIHATEKDLTALLDSARPRVPGEVRVLVTHVSPGKEPLVALLASALDVDLTVSGHMGSPYGCVWDDFAIRGPAEAEARLAAAAAALPEPLRERLPVPASEDGRARWYRGTFHVNLPDAPDGYAVAELQDGRLRLETVSAVPQPGYKARARARSGRPHGHVR
- a CDS encoding glycosyltransferase family 39 protein, yielding MPSTSGAASWRRGWSWGLGATGVLVLVRLLYSEQVELAPQEAYYWQYTRHLDLSYLDHPPMCAWWMALSVRLLGSSQLALRLPAILSSAALGGLLFSLGKRLYSPAVGVLTAVAANATVLFGLGAVVMTPDVPLVLFWAAALRVLCELVLPDGQGPGRLGWRWYLLGLLCGCGLLSKYTAALLPLQVLGTALVTRRGREALRTAHPYAACLVMLAVFSPVLLWNHEHAWASFAFQTTGRAHTVDGFHAFLVGRYLGLQALAVGPLLYVALWVAAGVLVRQAWRGDDRARLLAFASVPGLALFTLVSPLHWVKMNWVAPAYLGVMVAAAAGAWALREHRAVRGYAALSVGVGAVLMIGMYLMPLCPWIPFRERDNLVSGWRELANAVQLHRAAAGTPAPMVVGWGYKTASELAWYLPDRPETQSDSALGGDGLAYGFWLDRVRPGADALIVSDLRQPLRDAEVRLTEYCASVRELPSVTVHRGEQPVTTFRLWSCQRWHARPEAVARQTPPVSGGAR
- a CDS encoding DMT family transporter yields the protein MSSHRKPADGFALATMVVLCATWGMQQVAVKLAAPHIPNLMQMALRSGLAALLVGLMCWVRGERGLLRRGPWRPGLLVGVLFASEFLFVGEGLRHTHASHMGVFLYTAPVFSALGLHWFVPSERLKRTQWLGIGVAFAGIALAFGGGLLRGGFSPEILRGDAMGLLAGLSWGATTVVIRVSALSDAPPTQTLLYQLVGGVALLLPVALLTGQAGPITMAPVAWASILFQGVIVCFASYLAWFWLLRRYLASNLSVFSFMTPLFGVSAGIYVLNEQADLSFAVGAVLVLTGILIVSGAGLLRSASALKPGET
- a CDS encoding sensor histidine kinase KdpD; translation: MRRPRSLRAQLTFFFAGAVLGTTLLYGALVTVVLAASEFFQHAENPSLGLHEGIFDEALQALGAIVFSMPIVVVGSIVVGGALARRALAPLRDARDRVRAARASELDLSLPDRGTGDEWDTLAATLNELLSDARASLARIQSFTSDAAHELRTPLTIIMGETEVCLRRERTPEEYRRTLSIVLDETRQLSVLVDALLQLARADAGTQVITQEPVELHALARQSLQRTEQLLAARSRSLTLELTGAPTQARGDPVLLTHVLENLLSNACRYARERIRVELDSTPTGVLITVADDGKGVDAAFEARLFQRFARATPSRQGEGTGLGLAVSRTIAQAHGGTLDYARVDGESRFTLRLPRPEASAGPPPLAGHASADRTTA
- a CDS encoding EamA family transporter, giving the protein MTWWIYALASAGFAAMTAILAKVGVEGVPSTLATALRTVVVLAFAWTIALARGEGAALPTLGRRTLLFLALSGVATGLSWLAYFRALQLAPASRVAPIDKLSLALTLVLAWGLLGEPLSWKLVVGVGLMVCGALLTLG